TGAAAAGTGGTGGGTAATGCGTTTGCTGAGAAATAAAACGGGCCCTTAACGGGCCCGGAGAGACGGGGTGATGCTGCGTAGTGCTCTGCGGATTAACGGAACTGCTTATGGCCTTCGTTGCGGATCGCATCGAAGCCTTTGGCCTGCTCCTTCGCACCCGCCAGGTCACCGGCGTTAGCCAGCCTGAGGCTGGCGTCGATCCTGCCAATCAGCTGGTCAAGCAGGCCGTGGTACTGCTTAACCTGCTCGCTGTCCGCCGCCTGCCCCTGCAGCTTTTCCGGCGTCTGGGTTTTGGCATCGGTGGCCGCGGCGCGCATATCGGTCAGCGCGCGCACCATCTCCGCTTTATCATCGGTTTTCTGCACGGTACGGGAAGCGCCTTTCAGCACGTCCATATCGGCAGACAGGTCCTGCGCCAGGGCAGCGACGCTGGTAAATAACAGGGTGGAGCTCAACATTGCAATCAGTAATTTACGCATCAGTTCAGTCCTTAGCGCCCCTCATCCTGCGCGGGCAACGCCGCGGCAGCCGGGGACTGTTATGGGAACAAAAAAGGCGGCCGGATAAGCGGCCGCCTTCATCATATCCCTAAAAACTGCAGGGTCGAACGGGGATTGTGTTGCTGGCTGAGAAAAGTTCTGCTGCCGTCACAGACTTCCCGGGCGCCAGCGCCAGCCGGCGGTCAGGCGGTGCTGCCCATCGCCACCCTGCCGCGTGCGCCACCGGATAAGGTAAAGGCCGAGATTACCGTGAAGGTCAGGGCAATCAGACCGAGGATCATATAGGTCTGACTGAAGCCGATGCGGTCATACAGGTTCCCCGCCGCCGACGAGAGGAAAATCGACATCAGCTGCTTGGAGAACTGGAAGCCCACCAGGTAGATGGTGGCCGACAGCCGCGTATCAAAGGTGCCGGCGATATACTTGAACACGCCAATCAGCAGGAACGGCACCTCGAAGGCGTGCAGCATTTTCAGGATAATCACTTCCGCCACCGTGGTGGCGAACGCGGACCCGAGGATGCGCACCGACATTATGGTGCCAGCCACCAGCAGCGCGTTCTTCGCGCCGATGCGGTTAATAATCCACGGCGACAGGAACATAATCAGCGCGTTAGCCAGTTCACCGCCGGTGGTGACGAAGCCGAACACCAGGTTACCCTGCTGCGGTGAGCTGAAGAAGGATTTAAAGAAGTTGGCGAACTGCTGATCGAACACGTCATAGATACAGGCCACGCCGACCACGTACAGCACCAGCAGCCAGAATTTACGCTGTCTGAACAGGCCGGTTACCAGGCCAAAGTTAAACGCGGGGGCGTTGGCGCCCAGCGCGTCGATCACCGTGCTTGACTGACGGGTCTCCGTTTTCGCCAGCAGCAGCAGCACCGCCAGCAGGATCGCCGCACCGGAGCCCATCCAGAACACGATGTCCGGATCCACGCTGAACAGGATGCCGGCGGTCGAAGCGCAAATCCCCCAGCCGAAGCAGCCAAACATGCGCGCTTTGCCGTACTCAAAGGCGCTGTGGCGGCTGACTCTTTCCACGTAGGCCTCAATCGCCCCGGCCCCGGCGCTGAAGGAGAAGCCGATATACAGCCCCCCCAGCAGCGCGCCGAGCAGGATGTTGAGTTTCAGCAGGGGGGCAAAGACGTAGAGGAAGAACGGCGCGAAAAACAGCAGCAGCAGGGTGATCACCCACAGCAGATGTTTGCGCACCCCGAGCTTGTCGGAGAGTACCCCGAGCACCGGCTGGAACAGGATGGCAAACAGCGACAGG
This portion of the Erwinia sp. E602 genome encodes:
- the cybC gene encoding cytochrome b562, with the translated sequence MRKLLIAMLSSTLLFTSVAALAQDLSADMDVLKGASRTVQKTDDKAEMVRALTDMRAAATDAKTQTPEKLQGQAADSEQVKQYHGLLDQLIGRIDASLRLANAGDLAGAKEQAKGFDAIRNEGHKQFR
- a CDS encoding MFS transporter, which produces MATTSCYYKNNRNFWIFGAFFFLYFFIMATCFPFLPIWLHEVIGLNKTDTGIVFSSLSLFAILFQPVLGVLSDKLGVRKHLLWVITLLLLFFAPFFLYVFAPLLKLNILLGALLGGLYIGFSFSAGAGAIEAYVERVSRHSAFEYGKARMFGCFGWGICASTAGILFSVDPDIVFWMGSGAAILLAVLLLLAKTETRQSSTVIDALGANAPAFNFGLVTGLFRQRKFWLLVLYVVGVACIYDVFDQQFANFFKSFFSSPQQGNLVFGFVTTGGELANALIMFLSPWIINRIGAKNALLVAGTIMSVRILGSAFATTVAEVIILKMLHAFEVPFLLIGVFKYIAGTFDTRLSATIYLVGFQFSKQLMSIFLSSAAGNLYDRIGFSQTYMILGLIALTFTVISAFTLSGGARGRVAMGSTA